From Rhodoferax sp. AJA081-3, the proteins below share one genomic window:
- a CDS encoding Clp protease N-terminal domain-containing protein, with the protein MFETIKRRFGDMSIIKTLCLAAEKHANADGQQEPGAEHFVLAALESPDGTARKAFEHIGADPSGFRAAIDQQRADTLKADGIELQPGAMGAGEAVVAVPPGTGLYKAQASAQTMVQQLASQQKANAGAPLLSAHVLVAVAAAQHGVALRAFRAMGIDPKALAEAATIEICAVTVYEV; encoded by the coding sequence GTGTTTGAAACCATCAAGCGGCGTTTTGGAGACATGAGCATCATCAAGACCCTGTGTCTGGCCGCTGAGAAACACGCCAATGCCGATGGGCAGCAAGAGCCTGGCGCCGAGCACTTTGTGCTGGCCGCTCTGGAGTCGCCGGACGGTACGGCGCGCAAGGCTTTTGAACACATCGGTGCGGACCCCAGCGGTTTTCGCGCGGCCATCGACCAGCAGCGCGCGGATACGCTGAAGGCAGACGGAATAGAGTTGCAGCCGGGCGCTATGGGCGCCGGTGAAGCGGTGGTCGCTGTACCGCCCGGCACGGGTCTTTACAAGGCACAGGCCTCTGCTCAGACCATGGTGCAGCAGCTGGCCAGTCAGCAAAAAGCCAATGCCGGTGCGCCCTTGTTGAGTGCCCATGTGTTGGTAGCCGTTGCCGCCGCGCAGCACGGCGTGGCTCTGCGTGCATTCAGGGCCATGGGCATTGACCCCAAGGCGTTGGCAGAAGCCGCAACAATAGAAATCTGTGCGGTGACCGTTTACGAAGTATGA
- a CDS encoding GNAT family N-acetyltransferase: MSHTIRFELANAATHRDALLSANLEYMSWVAAGIEQTFGLTSKELLGMELPQYVASVIDKVCGEPPPRGAFYLVYVDGALAGMGGLRPLDNGACEIKRIYVRPAARGLHMGQTILRRLLADAQAFGYQRVCLDSAPFMQSAQRIYAAEGFVDCDPYAGVEVPAVLHAGWRFMQRALEQPAPLPKSV, translated from the coding sequence ATGTCCCACACCATACGTTTTGAATTGGCAAACGCTGCCACCCACCGTGATGCACTCCTGAGCGCAAACCTGGAATACATGTCCTGGGTGGCTGCCGGCATCGAGCAGACATTTGGATTGACGTCTAAGGAATTGTTGGGCATGGAGCTGCCCCAATACGTGGCCAGCGTGATCGACAAGGTGTGCGGAGAGCCACCACCGCGTGGCGCGTTTTACCTGGTCTATGTGGATGGCGCCTTGGCAGGCATGGGCGGATTGCGACCCCTGGATAACGGAGCGTGCGAAATCAAACGTATCTATGTGCGGCCCGCCGCCCGTGGCTTGCATATGGGGCAGACCATTCTCAGACGTTTGCTGGCGGATGCCCAAGCCTTTGGCTACCAACGGGTCTGCCTGGATTCGGCACCCTTTATGCAGTCGGCGCAGCGTATCTATGCGGCTGAGGGGTTTGTAGACTGCGACCCCTATGCTGGTGTGGAAGTACCTGCGGTGTTGCACGCGGGGTGGCGGTTTATGCAGCGGGCGCTTGAACAGCCAGCGCCCCTGCCAAAGTCTGTTTAG